From the genome of Solibacillus sp. FSL H8-0538:
TCCTTCCCAATCGAAGGTCGGAACCCTTTTTGAAGGCACCGATCAAAATGAAGCATTATCCCAACACGAATATATCTCAAAGGGGCAGGGTGTACAGGGGTTTTCAATTCGGGCTTTTGTACCGATTTTAAATGTTGAAGGAACAAAGCAAGTAGGCGTCATTAATGTAGGGATTCTATCTCCGAAATGGCATTTGCTTTTTAAATACTACCGTTCGGATATATTAATTTCATTGTTTTGGGGTATTTTAATTGGGCTTATTGGCTCTGTATTAATTGCGAATCATTTGAAACGTCAAACACTTAATTTAGAACCTTATGAGATTGCTCGAATTGTACAAGAACGTTCCAGTATAATGCAGGCGATGGATATTGGGATCTTGGCAACAGATGCACATGGCAATGTTACGTTTATTAACCGACTGGCAAGGCAGTATACACACTTCTTCGGTAATACAACAAGACTAACTGAGTTATTTGATCAAACGTGGCTAGCAGACGATCAGCTTGAAACACATGACAATTATCGACCTCTACTCATGTATGATCAAATGTTTTTAGTCCGTACCTTCCCGATGAGTATTAATGATCGCAATGCTGGTTATTTAATTATGATGACAGACCGTAAAGAAGCGCATATGCTTGCCGAAGAACTGACAGGCATTCGAACGCTTGTTGATTCGCTTCGTGCTCAGCATCACGAGTATATGAACAGGTTACATAGTATTGCAGGGCTTATTCAGCTCAATCGTAACGAAGACGCGCTTAGCTTAATTATTGATGAAATTTCTGATGAGGAAGAATTGACGCAAAACCTGCGTGATAAAATACATGACTACTCCATTCAAGGGTTATTACTCGGGAAATATTCACGGGCAAAGGAACTTGGGATTTCACTGATGATTGATGATGAGTCTTATTTAGATGAGTATATGACAGGGTTTTCAAGTGGGGATATGGTAACGATTATCGGCAATCTACTAGATAATTCGATGGAGGCGTGTCTGCAAAAGGAAATACAAGATGTTAGTCTACTTATCCAAGGCACGAAGCATTCGCTCATGATTGAAGTACAAGATAGTGGACACGGCATTATAGGACCAGCCCAACGTATTTTTGAATATGGTTATAGTACAAAAAAAAGAGAGGGGCATGGCATTGGCTTAGCATTAGTGAAGCAACTTGTCGACTCCAACAAAGGCACTGTACATGTAAAATCTGAAGTCGATATTGGCACAACAATAACAATTAAAGCGGGGATGAACTAAACGATGACGAATTTATCGGTATTTATCGTAGAAGACGATCCAATGGTACTTGAAGTAAATAAAGGGTTCTTAAACCAAATGACTGGCTTTCAACTCGTTGGAGAAGCTTCTTCCGGCAAAGAGGCACTGCAGCAAATTTATCTTCTTCAACCAAACTTAATTTTACTCGATATGTTTTTACCAGATATGACCGGAATGGATTTATTTTTAAAATTACGAAGCGATCGTATTCCAGCAGATATAATTTTGATTACTGCCGCACGTGATGCTCCTACCGTACGAGAAGCAATTCGCCTTGGTGCAGTCGATTATTTAATTAAACCTTTCCGTTTCGAACGCTTCCAAAAAGCACTTCAGGGATACTACCGTACATCTAAAAACACGCCTATTTCTAGCACCCTCAAACAGGAAGATGTTGATCAGTGGCTTGGGCATACGGAAGATGGGATTAGCTTACCAAAAGGACTAAATGACATGACGATGAAACAAATAATCGAGGGGCTTATTGCCGCAAATGCTGCCATTACCTCCGAGCTCCTTGCACAAAATGTCGGAATGGCACGCGTAACCGTCCGAAAATATTTAGCTTTTTTAGCAAATAAAGGAAAAGTACATATTGATTTAAAATATGGCACAGTTGGACGCCCAACGAAATATTACTCTCTAAGATAATGCTATTAAACGCTTGTAAACACTATGTTTACAGGCGTTTTCTTTGTTTTACAACAGATAAAACCGAATAATTTTTGTAATATATCACAAATACCATAATGTTCATTAACACCATAATATTGTTATTTTTTATCTATAGTTTACAATTCAACTAGTTGCAACGGTCATGTGAGGAGATGATTTTAATGAAACAGTTATTCGGAATTATTGCATTTGGTTTTCTACTTTTTATTCCGCTTATACTCGTCTCCTGTCAATCTTCCACGCAGTACCCTGTCGATTATGAGCAATTAAGTGAAGACCAACGCATCGTTATTCGTTTCTCGCACGTCGTCGGGGAAGATACGCCAAAAGGAATGGCAGCCCGCAAATTTGCCCAACTTGTCAAAGAACGCAGTGAAGGCTACATCGAAGTACAAGTATTTTCCAATGGCACCCTATATAAAGACGGTGAAGAAATGAATGCACTCCAGCGTGGTGACATTCAACTAATTGCACCAGCAACATCAAAACTTACAAATTTAATTCCTGAGTTTGCTATTTACGATTTGCCCTACGCCTTCCGAAATTACGAGGAAGTGCACGCTTATGCAAATGGTGAAGTTGGGCTAACACTAACAGAAAAATTAAACGAACATAATTTAATTTCTGTCGGTATTTGGGATAGTGGGTTTAAGCAGTTAAGTAATAGCATCCGCCCTATTTCACATTATAGTGATCTGCGCGGCTTGCGTATGCGCATTATGCCGAGTGATGTTATCGAACAGCAATTTGTAACGGTTGGGGCTAACCCGAAACGGATTGACTTTAACACCGTTTTCAACCAGCTCCAAGAAGGCAATGTTGATGGGCAGGAAAATACATTGTCCAATATTACTAGTAAAAAACTACACTCCTTGCAGAGCTATTTAACGATTAGTAATCATGGCTATTTAGGTTATTTTCTATTATTTAATCTCGAATTTTGGAACAAGTTACCCAAAGAT
Proteins encoded in this window:
- a CDS encoding sensor histidine kinase is translated as MKNVSLRLKMFIFSFVIVLFSIMTSGVMMIHNISGAFEKEFGARAIAIARTVAQLSDIQKTVGTNKGFEVIQPIAERIRLATDVDYIVIFDTDGVRYSHPSQSKVGTLFEGTDQNEALSQHEYISKGQGVQGFSIRAFVPILNVEGTKQVGVINVGILSPKWHLLFKYYRSDILISLFWGILIGLIGSVLIANHLKRQTLNLEPYEIARIVQERSSIMQAMDIGILATDAHGNVTFINRLARQYTHFFGNTTRLTELFDQTWLADDQLETHDNYRPLLMYDQMFLVRTFPMSINDRNAGYLIMMTDRKEAHMLAEELTGIRTLVDSLRAQHHEYMNRLHSIAGLIQLNRNEDALSLIIDEISDEEELTQNLRDKIHDYSIQGLLLGKYSRAKELGISLMIDDESYLDEYMTGFSSGDMVTIIGNLLDNSMEACLQKEIQDVSLLIQGTKHSLMIEVQDSGHGIIGPAQRIFEYGYSTKKREGHGIGLALVKQLVDSNKGTVHVKSEVDIGTTITIKAGMN
- a CDS encoding response regulator, producing MTNLSVFIVEDDPMVLEVNKGFLNQMTGFQLVGEASSGKEALQQIYLLQPNLILLDMFLPDMTGMDLFLKLRSDRIPADIILITAARDAPTVREAIRLGAVDYLIKPFRFERFQKALQGYYRTSKNTPISSTLKQEDVDQWLGHTEDGISLPKGLNDMTMKQIIEGLIAANAAITSELLAQNVGMARVTVRKYLAFLANKGKVHIDLKYGTVGRPTKYYSLR
- a CDS encoding DctP family TRAP transporter solute-binding subunit, which codes for MKQLFGIIAFGFLLFIPLILVSCQSSTQYPVDYEQLSEDQRIVIRFSHVVGEDTPKGMAARKFAQLVKERSEGYIEVQVFSNGTLYKDGEEMNALQRGDIQLIAPATSKLTNLIPEFAIYDLPYAFRNYEEVHAYANGEVGLTLTEKLNEHNLISVGIWDSGFKQLSNSIRPISHYSDLRGLRMRIMPSDVIEQQFVTVGANPKRIDFNTVFNQLQEGNVDGQENTLSNITSKKLHSLQSYLTISNHGYLGYFLLFNLEFWNKLPKDVQTLLTDTLQDVQQWQWQFAEEMNEEKLQDIENCSCIDVNYLSEEDITEWEKAYIPVYDYYRKNYSDKYVNALPKFSN